A single region of the bacterium genome encodes:
- the trpC gene encoding indole-3-glycerol phosphate synthase TrpC, translating to MNNILSTIIERTEYRIQTKKSKLPLEAIKEKISTLPPTRNFSAVLEDKQNINLICEVKKASPSKGLILKDYDPVKIAKIYEESGAKAISVLTESDFFLGSLNDLKDVKNNTSVPILRKDFIIDPYQIYESKFFGADCILLIARILEKKELTNLIAMAKNLNLCSLVEVHSKNDLKKAIECEAENIGINNRNLDSLKVNIKTSLSLFPLIPVEKRVVSESGIKGKKEIETIKNCGINSFLIGESLLTSSNIKDKIKELLS from the coding sequence ATGAATAATATTCTATCTACCATAATTGAAAGAACAGAATACAGAATACAGACAAAAAAGAGTAAGTTGCCTTTAGAAGCTATAAAAGAAAAAATTTCCACCCTACCTCCTACAAGAAATTTTTCCGCAGTTTTGGAAGACAAGCAAAATATAAATCTTATTTGTGAAGTTAAAAAAGCCTCGCCGTCAAAGGGGCTGATATTAAAAGACTATGACCCCGTAAAAATAGCTAAAATTTATGAAGAATCCGGCGCAAAGGCAATATCAGTATTAACAGAAAGCGATTTTTTCTTGGGGTCCTTAAATGATTTAAAAGACGTAAAGAATAATACAAGTGTGCCTATTCTAAGGAAAGATTTTATTATAGACCCGTATCAGATTTACGAAAGCAAGTTTTTTGGCGCTGACTGTATTCTCTTAATAGCGCGAATACTTGAGAAAAAAGAGTTAACAAATTTAATAGCAATGGCAAAAAATTTAAATCTTTGTTCTTTGGTAGAAGTTCATAGTAAAAACGACCTTAAAAAGGCGATAGAATGTGAAGCAGAAAATATAGGTATTAATAATAGAAATTTAGACAGCTTGAAAGTGAATATAAAAACTTCCCTATCTCTTTTTCCATTAATTCCCGTTGAAAAAAGAGTAGTAAGTGAATCGGGAATAAAAGGAAAAAAAGAAATCGAGACGATTAAAAACTGCGGAATCAATTCTTTTCTGATAGGGGAATCACTTCTTACATCTTCAAATATAAAGGATAAGATAAAAGAACTCTTGTCCTGA